A region of Mesorhizobium sp. AR02 DNA encodes the following proteins:
- a CDS encoding Lrp/AsnC family transcriptional regulator: protein MTAAKLDPIDLKILDAIQRDGRITKLALAEQVGLSPTPCWMRLRKLEKAGIVSGYHARIAMRVVAPVATVLMEVTLASHRQADFDRFERVIRDIPEIVACWSVGGGVDYVLKVMARDIDAYQRLVDGLLEREIGIDRYFTYIVIKTVKDDIALPIADLLPVSP, encoded by the coding sequence ATGACTGCTGCTAAACTCGACCCGATCGACCTCAAAATCCTCGACGCCATCCAGCGCGACGGGCGCATCACCAAGCTGGCGCTGGCCGAGCAGGTCGGGCTGTCGCCGACCCCATGCTGGATGCGGCTGCGCAAGCTGGAGAAGGCCGGCATCGTCTCGGGTTATCACGCCAGGATCGCCATGCGTGTCGTGGCGCCGGTCGCTACCGTGCTTATGGAGGTGACGCTGGCCAGCCACCGCCAGGCCGATTTCGACCGCTTCGAGCGCGTCATCCGAGACATCCCCGAGATCGTTGCCTGCTGGTCGGTGGGTGGCGGCGTCGACTATGTGCTGAAGGTGATGGCGCGCGACATCGACGCCTACCAGCGGCTGGTCGACGGCTTGCTCGAGCGCGAGATCGGCATCGACCGCTACTTCACCTACATCGTCATCAAGACGGTGAAGGACGATATCGCGCTGCCCATAGCCGACCTGTTGCCGGTATCGCCGTAG
- the ehuA gene encoding ectoine/hydroxyectoine ABC transporter ATP-binding protein EhuA, with the protein MLDGLSMQVMPREKLALIGPSGSGKTTILRILMTLERIDGGHIQIEGEQLYHMERNGQLLPADERHLARMRQKIGMVFQLFNLFPHKSVIDNVTLAPMLTKGTPRAAAEKRAMELLDMVGMADKAKAMPAQLSGGQKQRVAIARALALQPKIMLFDEVTSALDPELVEEVLNVLWRLCAETDMTMLLVTHEMGFAHDFADRVLFFDRGKIVEEGKPDEIFRHPKQERTQGFLKKIIAAGHRV; encoded by the coding sequence GTGCTGGACGGCCTGTCGATGCAGGTCATGCCGCGCGAGAAGCTGGCGCTGATCGGCCCGTCCGGCTCGGGCAAGACGACGATCCTGCGCATCCTGATGACGCTGGAGCGCATCGATGGCGGCCACATCCAGATCGAGGGCGAGCAGCTCTACCACATGGAGCGCAACGGTCAGCTGCTGCCGGCCGACGAGCGGCATCTGGCCCGGATGCGCCAGAAGATCGGCATGGTCTTCCAGCTGTTCAACCTGTTTCCGCACAAGAGCGTCATCGACAATGTGACGCTGGCGCCGATGCTGACCAAGGGCACGCCACGCGCCGCCGCCGAAAAACGGGCGATGGAACTGCTCGACATGGTCGGCATGGCCGACAAGGCCAAGGCCATGCCGGCGCAGCTGTCCGGCGGCCAGAAACAGCGCGTGGCGATCGCCCGCGCGCTCGCTTTGCAGCCGAAGATCATGCTGTTCGACGAAGTGACGTCGGCGCTAGATCCGGAACTGGTCGAGGAGGTGCTCAACGTTCTGTGGCGGCTCTGCGCCGAGACCGACATGACCATGCTGCTGGTCACGCACGAGATGGGGTTTGCCCACGACTTCGCCGACCGGGTGCTGTTCTTCGATCGCGGCAAGATCGTTGAGGAAGGCAAGCCCGACGAGATTTTCCGCCATCCCAAGCAGGAGCGCACGCAAGGCTTCCTGAAGAAGATCATCGCGGCCGGACATCGCGTCTGA
- a CDS encoding PLP-dependent aminotransferase family protein, whose translation MTLWQPDPALIRRPAYQSLADQFARAIHDGRLANGARLPTHRRLADDLKLSVQTVSRAYEELIRRGLISGEIGRGSFVQTQRREPEPPYLPERLGEVIDLSILKPVCEPMHLERLKQALGWLAENLPSSSALSFRPNMVFPRHRAVAVEWLKLCGLDVSAQNISLTNGATAGMTVALMSVAPPGSTVATEAIGHHTLVPLARYLGFNLEGLPIDDNGLIPEALDEACRLSDIRAVFVQPSVINPTATLMDARRREEIAAVARKHDIAIIENDVLGPLVEDRPPPVAAFAPERTLYVTSFTKITVPGLRIGYLAAPDRYVAAVANRHLVSNWMATPLVAEIATKWVTDGTAMELVRWQRAALRRRQDIAAEVLAGIDYRARRDGLHVWLQLPDDRTEEGFVAQARLQGVAIAPGTSFRISDAPWHPAVRISLGSTTEGELRAGLGVVTKLLLGDPEHLLLAI comes from the coding sequence ATGACATTGTGGCAACCCGACCCCGCGCTCATTCGGCGGCCAGCCTATCAATCGCTGGCCGACCAGTTCGCGCGCGCCATCCATGACGGGCGTTTGGCCAATGGCGCGCGGCTGCCGACGCATCGCCGGCTGGCGGACGATCTCAAACTCTCGGTGCAGACCGTCAGCCGTGCCTATGAGGAATTGATTCGCCGCGGCTTGATTTCCGGCGAGATCGGCCGTGGCAGCTTTGTCCAGACGCAACGCCGCGAGCCGGAGCCACCCTATCTGCCGGAGCGCCTCGGCGAGGTCATCGACCTGTCCATCCTGAAGCCGGTCTGCGAGCCGATGCATCTGGAGCGGCTGAAGCAGGCGCTGGGCTGGCTGGCCGAAAACCTGCCGTCGAGCTCGGCGCTGTCGTTCCGGCCCAACATGGTGTTCCCGCGCCATCGAGCGGTCGCCGTCGAATGGCTGAAACTGTGCGGGCTGGATGTCTCCGCGCAGAATATCAGCCTGACCAACGGCGCCACCGCCGGCATGACGGTGGCGCTGATGAGCGTGGCGCCGCCCGGCTCCACTGTCGCCACCGAGGCGATCGGCCACCACACGCTGGTACCGCTGGCGCGCTATCTCGGCTTCAACCTCGAAGGTCTGCCGATCGACGACAACGGCCTGATCCCGGAGGCGCTGGACGAGGCCTGCCGGCTGTCCGACATCCGCGCGGTGTTCGTACAGCCTTCGGTGATCAACCCCACGGCAACCCTGATGGATGCACGGCGGCGCGAAGAGATCGCCGCGGTTGCGCGCAAGCACGACATCGCCATCATCGAGAACGATGTGCTGGGGCCGTTGGTCGAAGACCGGCCGCCGCCGGTGGCCGCCTTCGCGCCGGAGCGCACGCTCTACGTCACTTCCTTCACCAAGATCACCGTGCCCGGCCTGCGCATCGGCTATCTCGCCGCGCCCGACCGCTATGTCGCCGCCGTCGCCAACCGGCACCTGGTCTCGAACTGGATGGCAACGCCGCTGGTGGCCGAGATCGCGACCAAATGGGTGACCGACGGCACCGCGATGGAACTCGTGCGTTGGCAGCGCGCCGCACTTCGACGGCGGCAGGACATCGCCGCCGAGGTGCTTGCCGGGATCGACTATCGCGCCCGGCGCGACGGGCTGCACGTCTGGCTGCAATTGCCCGACGACCGTACCGAGGAGGGCTTTGTCGCCCAGGCCCGGCTGCAGGGCGTGGCGATCGCGCCCGGCACATCCTTCCGCATTTCCGACGCGCCCTGGCATCCGGCGGTGCGCATCTCGCTGGGCTCGACCACCGAAGGGGAACTGCGCGCCGGCCTCGGCGTTGTCACCAAGCTCTTGCTTGGCGATCCGGAACATCTGCTGTTGGCCATCTAG
- a CDS encoding NAD-dependent succinate-semialdehyde dehydrogenase, which yields MSAHFARSHRHEALDRLADRRLLRELAYVDGHWTASEAAESFEVTDPATGTTVAFVAALDARQTTKAIDAAVSAFPAWRSLMPQERSKILRKWFELIIAAKDDLALLMTLEQGKPLQESLGEIDYAASFVEWYAEEAKRLNAESVTSHLPDAEMMVRREPLGVVGVVTPWNFPSAMLTRKAAAALAAGCTIVAHPSSETPLSALALAELGERAGLPAGVFNIVTGKAATIVGRMCEDARVRAMSFTGSTEIGRLIAAQSAPTMKRLVMELGGHAPLIVFADADLDKAVGIAIDAKFATSGQDCLAANRIYVQRPLYDRFCAAFARRIEALRIGNGLADKIDIGPLMHERAVQKVEEQVANALAQGARCLNGGKRHQAGPLFYQPTLLVDVPDEALIMREETFGPVAAVTPFDSEDEVIARANATEYGLVAYIVTENGARQQRLGRALDYGMVAINRVKITGAPIPFGGVKQSGIGREGSRHGLEAFTDLKYLCLDVA from the coding sequence ATGTCCGCGCATTTCGCCCGCTCGCATCGCCATGAAGCGCTCGACCGCCTCGCCGACCGCCGCCTGCTGCGCGAACTCGCCTATGTCGATGGACACTGGACGGCAAGCGAGGCCGCTGAAAGTTTTGAGGTCACCGATCCGGCGACTGGCACTACTGTCGCGTTTGTCGCCGCGCTGGATGCGCGGCAAACGACAAAAGCGATCGATGCCGCCGTCAGCGCCTTCCCGGCCTGGCGGTCGCTGATGCCGCAGGAGCGCTCGAAAATTCTGCGAAAATGGTTCGAACTGATCATCGCCGCGAAAGACGACCTCGCTCTGCTGATGACACTGGAACAAGGCAAGCCGCTGCAGGAATCGCTCGGCGAGATCGATTATGCCGCCTCCTTCGTCGAATGGTACGCGGAGGAAGCAAAACGTCTCAACGCCGAGAGCGTCACCAGCCATCTGCCTGATGCGGAAATGATGGTTCGGCGCGAGCCGCTTGGCGTCGTCGGTGTCGTCACGCCGTGGAATTTCCCCTCGGCCATGCTGACCCGCAAGGCGGCCGCCGCCCTTGCCGCCGGCTGTACCATCGTCGCGCATCCCTCCTCCGAGACGCCGCTGTCGGCGCTGGCGCTGGCTGAGCTTGGTGAGCGCGCCGGCCTGCCCGCAGGCGTTTTCAACATCGTCACTGGCAAGGCCGCGACGATCGTCGGCCGGATGTGCGAGGACGCACGCGTCCGCGCCATGAGTTTTACGGGCTCGACCGAGATCGGCCGGCTGATCGCGGCCCAGAGCGCGCCGACGATGAAGCGGCTGGTGATGGAGCTTGGCGGCCACGCGCCACTGATCGTCTTTGCCGACGCGGATCTGGACAAAGCGGTGGGCATTGCCATCGATGCCAAATTCGCCACGTCGGGCCAGGACTGCCTTGCCGCCAATCGCATCTACGTCCAGCGGCCTCTCTACGACCGCTTCTGCGCCGCCTTCGCCAGGCGCATCGAGGCGCTGCGGATCGGCAATGGGCTCGCCGACAAGATTGATATCGGGCCGCTGATGCATGAGCGAGCCGTCCAGAAAGTCGAGGAACAGGTCGCCAACGCCCTCGCCCAGGGCGCGCGCTGCCTCAATGGCGGCAAGCGGCATCAGGCCGGGCCGCTGTTCTATCAGCCGACGCTGCTGGTCGATGTGCCCGACGAGGCGTTGATCATGCGCGAAGAGACTTTTGGACCGGTCGCCGCCGTCACGCCTTTCGACAGCGAGGACGAGGTGATCGCGCGCGCCAACGCCACCGAATATGGCCTCGTCGCCTATATCGTGACCGAGAATGGCGCCCGCCAGCAGCGCCTGGGCCGCGCGCTCGACTACGGCATGGTTGCCATCAACCGCGTCAAGATCACCGGCGCGCCGATACCCTTCGGCGGCGTCAAGCAATCCGGCATCGGCCGCGAAGGCTCGCGCCACGGGCTCGAAGCTTTCACCGATCTAAAATATCTCTGCCTGGACGTAGCCTAA
- the ehuB gene encoding ectoine/hydroxyectoine ABC transporter substrate-binding protein EhuB — MKKLGILAGVAGLALTAVLAASTAGSADDSKLEQLKAQGFARVAIANEPPYTAVAADGKVSGAAPDVAREIFKRLGVSDIVASISEYGAMIPGLKAGRFDVVTAGLFMKPERCAAVAYSEPVLCDAEAMLVKKGNPKGFKSYEDVAKDTTATIGAPGGGTEEKLALNAGVPRERIIVVPDGQSGLKMVQDGRIDAYSLPVLSINDLMKKANDPSLEVIAPVQGAPVYCDGAAFKKGDEAMRDAYDVELAKMKKSGEFAKIIEPYGFSAAAAMSTTRDKLCSAK, encoded by the coding sequence ATGAAGAAACTTGGCATTCTGGCCGGCGTCGCCGGCCTTGCACTGACGGCGGTGCTGGCCGCCTCGACCGCGGGGTCGGCCGACGACAGCAAGCTCGAGCAGTTGAAGGCACAGGGCTTCGCCCGTGTCGCCATCGCCAACGAGCCGCCCTACACGGCCGTCGCCGCCGACGGCAAGGTTTCTGGCGCGGCGCCCGACGTGGCGCGCGAGATCTTCAAACGCCTCGGTGTCTCCGACATCGTCGCTTCCATCTCGGAATATGGCGCCATGATCCCCGGCCTGAAGGCCGGCCGTTTCGATGTCGTCACCGCCGGCCTGTTCATGAAGCCGGAGCGTTGCGCGGCTGTCGCCTATTCCGAACCGGTGCTGTGCGACGCCGAGGCGATGCTGGTGAAGAAAGGCAATCCGAAAGGTTTCAAGAGCTACGAGGATGTCGCCAAGGACACGACCGCCACGATCGGCGCGCCCGGCGGTGGCACCGAGGAGAAGCTGGCCCTCAACGCCGGCGTGCCGCGCGAACGTATCATCGTCGTGCCGGATGGGCAAAGCGGCCTGAAGATGGTGCAGGACGGCCGCATCGACGCCTATTCGCTGCCGGTTCTGTCGATCAACGATCTGATGAAAAAGGCCAATGATCCGAGCCTCGAAGTCATCGCGCCGGTGCAGGGCGCCCCGGTCTATTGCGACGGCGCCGCCTTCAAGAAGGGCGACGAGGCGATGCGTGACGCCTACGACGTCGAATTGGCCAAGATGAAGAAATCAGGCGAGTTCGCCAAGATCATCGAGCCCTACGGCTTCTCGGCAGCCGCCGCGATGTCGACGACGCGCGACAAGCTCTGCTCGGCGAAGTGA